In one uncultured Pseudodesulfovibrio sp. genomic region, the following are encoded:
- a CDS encoding ABC transporter ATP-binding protein, which yields MGESGKVLLTVRRAAKFFGNKLVFKEVSCEVLPGRIMLVAGPNGAGKSTLMRIMAGLAKPSAGEVVLHADPAKCAYLGHATFIYPGLSALENLKFWGSMYGLSPTRDQLMELLRRVGLERAAEEKAGSFSRGMAQRLNLARIYQADPELIFLDEPGTGLDPASLNRLRAEITGLRDRGVSVVWISHHVAEDSALADTVLALGGRRVEYFGPASGFTPEGAC from the coding sequence ATGGGCGAGTCCGGCAAAGTGCTGCTCACGGTCCGGCGGGCCGCCAAGTTCTTCGGCAACAAGCTCGTCTTCAAGGAGGTCTCCTGCGAGGTCCTCCCGGGCCGGATCATGCTCGTGGCCGGTCCCAACGGCGCGGGCAAGTCCACGCTCATGCGGATCATGGCCGGGCTGGCCAAGCCCTCGGCGGGCGAGGTCGTGCTGCACGCGGACCCGGCGAAATGCGCCTATCTCGGCCACGCCACCTTCATCTATCCGGGGCTGTCCGCCCTGGAGAACCTGAAATTCTGGGGCAGCATGTACGGGTTGTCCCCGACCCGCGACCAGCTCATGGAGCTGCTCAGGCGGGTGGGGCTGGAGCGGGCGGCCGAGGAAAAGGCCGGATCGTTCTCGCGCGGCATGGCCCAGCGCCTCAACCTGGCCCGCATCTACCAGGCGGACCCGGAACTCATCTTTCTGGACGAGCCCGGCACCGGGCTTGACCCCGCGTCGCTCAACAGGCTGCGCGCCGAGATCACCGGGCTGCGCGACAGGGGCGTGAGCGTGGTCTGGATCAGCCATCATGTGGCCGAGGATTCGGCCCTGGCCGACACGGTTCTGGCCCTGGGCGGGCGCAGGGTGGAATACTTCGGCCCGGCCTCCGGCTTCACCCCGGAGGGCGCATGCTGA
- a CDS encoding cytochrome c maturation protein CcmE, which translates to MAKNSNKIVYAVALVLFLGGLSYLIFSGLTQDSVYFLNVTEALAQDRAEIGNARLFGKVSPANLTVADGKLGADFDLVDKMEADKTLRVQFKGALPDTFKEDVEVIVEGRFTPDGQVFVAKTLVTKCPSKYEEQSKQMEQGKNQKG; encoded by the coding sequence ATGGCCAAAAATTCCAATAAGATCGTGTATGCAGTCGCCCTGGTGTTGTTTTTGGGCGGCCTCTCCTACCTCATATTCTCCGGACTGACTCAGGATTCGGTCTACTTCCTCAACGTGACCGAGGCCTTGGCCCAGGACCGCGCGGAGATCGGCAACGCCCGGCTGTTCGGCAAGGTCTCGCCCGCCAACCTGACCGTTGCCGACGGCAAGCTCGGCGCGGACTTCGACCTGGTGGACAAGATGGAGGCGGACAAGACCCTGCGCGTGCAGTTCAAGGGCGCGCTCCCCGACACCTTCAAGGAGGATGTCGAGGTCATCGTGGAAGGGCGGTTCACTCCCGACGGGCAGGTTTTCGTGGCCAAGACCCTGGTCACGAAGTGTCCTTCCAAGTATGAGGAGCAGAGCAAGCAGATGGAGCAGGGAAAGAACCAGAAGGGCTAG
- a CDS encoding ABC transporter ATP-binding protein, whose protein sequence is MSNPVLNVSAVSKDFGGIRALDDVDLVVHDKEIVALIGPNGAGKTTFFNCITGIYTPTSGDVLIDPKGQGTTRRINGKKPNVVTELGMARTFQNIRLFPSMTALENVMIGTHCRTKSSIWGAISRNSATRREEREVVQRAYELLELVGLAEFVNELSTNMPYGKQRRLEIARALATDPFLLLLDEPAAGMNPQETRELEDLIVGIRERFNISIMLIEHDMKMVMSMSDRIYVLDYGRMIADGTPAEIAANPEVIKAYLGGGTR, encoded by the coding sequence ATGAGTAATCCGGTCCTCAACGTCAGCGCCGTGAGCAAGGACTTCGGGGGCATCCGCGCCCTGGACGACGTCGATCTCGTGGTGCACGACAAGGAAATCGTGGCCCTCATCGGGCCCAACGGCGCGGGCAAGACCACCTTCTTCAACTGCATCACCGGCATCTACACGCCCACCAGCGGCGACGTGCTCATCGACCCCAAGGGGCAGGGGACCACGCGCCGGATCAACGGCAAGAAGCCCAACGTGGTTACCGAACTGGGCATGGCGCGGACCTTTCAGAACATCCGCCTGTTCCCGTCCATGACCGCGCTTGAAAACGTCATGATCGGTACCCACTGCCGGACCAAGTCCTCCATCTGGGGGGCCATCTCCCGCAACAGCGCCACCCGTCGCGAAGAGCGCGAGGTGGTCCAGCGTGCCTATGAGCTGCTGGAGTTGGTGGGGCTGGCCGAGTTCGTCAACGAGCTGTCCACGAACATGCCCTACGGCAAGCAGCGCAGGCTCGAGATCGCCCGCGCCCTGGCCACCGATCCCTTCCTTCTGCTCCTGGACGAGCCCGCTGCGGGCATGAACCCCCAGGAGACCAGGGAGCTTGAAGACCTCATCGTCGGCATCCGTGAACGGTTCAACATCTCCATCATGCTCATCGAGCACGACATGAAGATGGTCATGTCCATGTCCGACCGGATTTACGTCCTGGACTACGGGCGCATGATCGCGGACGGCACGCCCGCCGAGATCGCGGCGAATCCGGAGGTCATCAAGGCCTACCTCGGGGGAGGAACACGATGA
- a CDS encoding branched-chain amino acid ABC transporter permease LivH (LivHMGF is the membrane component of the LIV-I/LS branched-chain amino acid transporter), with protein MDYFLELFMGGLTRGSIYALIALGYTMVYGIIELINFAHGEIYMIGAFTGLIVAGLLTMLGFPGASILVIAIVCAVIWAAAYGYTLEKVAYKPLRSAPRLSPLISAIGMSIFLQNYVMLAQTSDFLPFPELIPQFDFLENLGTIMSSAELVIILATVASCVGLTLFIKFTKLGKAMRATAQNRKMAMLVGINVDMVISATFVIGSSLAAVGGVLIASHIGQINYFIGFIAGIKAFTAAVLGGIGSLPGAMLGALVLGLTEAFATGYVSSDYEDVFAFMLLVLILIFRPSGIMGKEKAQKV; from the coding sequence ATGGATTATTTCCTTGAGCTGTTCATGGGTGGCCTTACCCGCGGCAGCATCTATGCTCTGATCGCCCTCGGCTACACCATGGTCTACGGCATCATCGAGCTGATCAACTTCGCCCACGGCGAGATATACATGATCGGCGCGTTCACCGGCCTCATCGTCGCCGGTCTGCTGACCATGCTGGGTTTCCCCGGCGCGTCAATCCTGGTCATCGCCATCGTCTGCGCGGTGATTTGGGCGGCGGCATACGGGTACACCCTGGAGAAAGTGGCCTACAAGCCCCTGCGCAGCGCGCCCAGGCTGTCGCCCCTGATCTCCGCCATCGGCATGTCGATCTTCTTGCAGAACTACGTCATGCTCGCCCAAACCTCCGATTTTCTTCCCTTCCCTGAACTCATTCCCCAATTCGACTTCCTGGAGAACCTGGGGACCATCATGAGCTCGGCCGAGCTGGTCATCATCCTGGCCACCGTGGCCTCCTGCGTGGGGCTGACGCTGTTCATCAAGTTCACCAAGCTGGGCAAGGCCATGCGCGCCACGGCCCAGAACCGCAAGATGGCCATGCTGGTCGGCATCAACGTGGACATGGTCATATCGGCGACCTTCGTCATCGGGTCCAGTCTGGCCGCCGTGGGCGGCGTGCTCATCGCCTCGCACATCGGCCAGATCAACTACTTCATCGGCTTCATCGCGGGCATCAAGGCGTTCACCGCCGCCGTGCTCGGCGGCATCGGCTCCCTGCCCGGGGCCATGCTCGGAGCCCTGGTTCTCGGCCTGACCGAGGCGTTCGCCACAGGCTACGTCTCTTCGGACTACGAGGACGTCTTCGCCTTCATGCTGCTCGTCCTCATCCTGATCTTCAGGCCGTCGGGCATCATGGGCAAGGAAAAGGCCCAGAAGGTCTAA
- a CDS encoding branched-chain amino acid ABC transporter substrate-binding protein yields the protein MKVKLSLIALCLVLAAMLAACGGEAKKDEQKDEQGDVKTGEIAAPAKVVLGVAGAHSGDLASYGLPTVNAAKLVAKKINAEGGINGAMVEVVAQDDQCKPELATNAATKMLSDGVKIVLGHICSGATKAALPIYLDGKIVVMSPSATNPPLTQSGEYPNFFRTIAPDDAQAALEVSFAKSLGLKKVAVIHDKGDYGKGFATFCQQFIDADPEIEVVLFEGVTPGAVDYSAVVQKIKSSGAECVIFGGYHPEASKIVTGMRKKDMDMPFLSDDGVKDDTFIKVAGKYAEGVYATGPMDFSSNTIYQEAVAAHKAEFNADPGPFFPEAYSAALALLNAVKVAGGTDYDKLVDALHNSYVDTAVGKIKFDAKGDAEGVGFAVYQVKDGKYQEVK from the coding sequence ATGAAAGTCAAACTGAGTCTGATTGCTCTTTGCCTTGTCCTGGCAGCCATGCTGGCGGCCTGCGGCGGCGAAGCGAAGAAGGATGAACAGAAGGACGAGCAGGGTGATGTGAAAACCGGCGAGATCGCCGCTCCCGCGAAAGTCGTTCTCGGCGTGGCCGGCGCCCATTCCGGCGACCTGGCCTCCTACGGCCTGCCCACCGTCAACGCCGCCAAGCTGGTGGCCAAGAAGATCAACGCCGAAGGCGGCATCAACGGCGCCATGGTCGAAGTCGTCGCTCAGGACGACCAGTGCAAGCCCGAGCTGGCCACCAACGCCGCCACCAAAATGCTGTCCGACGGCGTGAAGATCGTCCTCGGCCACATCTGCTCCGGCGCCACCAAGGCCGCGCTGCCCATCTACCTGGACGGCAAGATCGTGGTCATGTCCCCCTCCGCCACCAACCCGCCGCTGACCCAGTCCGGCGAGTACCCGAACTTTTTCCGTACCATCGCCCCGGATGACGCCCAGGCCGCTCTCGAAGTGTCCTTCGCCAAGTCCCTGGGCCTCAAGAAGGTCGCCGTCATCCACGACAAGGGCGACTACGGCAAGGGCTTCGCCACCTTCTGCCAGCAGTTCATCGACGCCGATCCCGAGATCGAGGTCGTGCTGTTCGAAGGCGTGACCCCCGGCGCCGTGGACTACTCCGCGGTCGTCCAGAAGATCAAGAGCTCCGGTGCGGAATGCGTCATCTTCGGCGGCTACCATCCCGAGGCCTCCAAGATCGTCACCGGCATGCGCAAGAAGGACATGGACATGCCCTTCCTGTCCGACGACGGCGTGAAGGACGACACCTTCATCAAGGTCGCCGGCAAGTACGCCGAGGGCGTCTACGCCACCGGCCCCATGGACTTCTCCTCCAACACCATCTACCAGGAAGCCGTTGCGGCCCACAAGGCCGAGTTCAACGCCGATCCCGGCCCGTTCTTCCCCGAGGCCTACTCCGCGGCCCTGGCCCTGCTGAATGCGGTCAAGGTTGCCGGCGGCACCGATTACGACAAGCTGGTCGATGCCCTGCACAACTCCTACGTGGATACCGCTGTGGGCAAGATCAAGTTCGACGCCAAGGGCGATGCTGAGGGCGTTGGCTTTGCCGTGTACCAGGTGAAAGACGGCAAGTACCAGGAAGTCAAGTAA
- a CDS encoding CcmD family protein, giving the protein MSATTYIFIANVAVWLGVAGYLAFLGSRSATLEKRLRQIELLGDGHDG; this is encoded by the coding sequence ATGTCCGCAACAACCTACATCTTCATCGCCAACGTGGCCGTCTGGCTCGGCGTGGCCGGATACCTGGCCTTCCTGGGCTCCCGATCCGCGACCCTGGAAAAGCGCCTTCGCCAGATCGAACTCCTGGGAGACGGCCATGACGGATAG
- a CDS encoding cytochrome c-type biogenesis CcmF C-terminal domain-containing protein — MHLTGYVGLLFSLLAFLFLAGFAGYAAWSRKGETLTLLERGQMLAAGGVIFSTLLLMVGLTSRDYSFRYVYDNVDNALSFVYTLTALWGGREGSLLFWELIIAVSGMIFVATPGYKSFSDGTKLFFWMFFLTVQAFFLLLLTGWSNPFIEIIPAPADGRGLNPLLRNPGMIFHPPLLFLGFALYTIPACSALAASIAGEKKSWIAVVRNWNILSWIFLTAGIILGGWWSYMELGWGGYWAWDPVENASLIPWFAGTAVLHTAIIESRRNALQRTNVFLMSLTFVLCIFSTYLTRSGVIDSLHTFGESGVAKPLFWSMVVFMGLTVMVTFLSERLTHRSLSDFLSRQGMLVIAAWVLLALGMVVTLGTMWPVISQMWTHSPMGLDANFYNRVCLPFMALLVLIFCVCPWLGWKGGVRNVMGLSIVGGVLVVSFGVLYFTGMTNVLAALTAAASVAAIVGIGLLFALYPAMRAMRQSWGAYGIHLGLVLLALGIAFSGPYKVEREVVLAQGETAQIAEFAVTFTGLHEDRNIGDIDVRATATLAVTKDGRDVGVLRPDKRIYKNFPNQQFAEVGTIPSFGDELYATLLGLTEDNKASFKISVNPLVNWIWIGGTLMCVVAFLLLRRMPRPGEVR, encoded by the coding sequence ATGCATCTGACCGGATACGTCGGTTTACTCTTTTCCCTGCTCGCCTTTCTCTTTCTCGCCGGGTTTGCCGGCTATGCCGCCTGGTCGCGGAAGGGCGAGACCCTGACCCTGCTGGAACGGGGCCAGATGCTGGCCGCCGGCGGGGTGATCTTCTCCACCCTGCTGCTCATGGTCGGGCTGACCTCGCGCGACTATTCCTTCCGCTACGTCTACGACAACGTGGACAACGCCCTGTCCTTCGTCTACACCCTGACCGCCCTTTGGGGCGGCCGCGAGGGTTCGCTCCTGTTCTGGGAACTGATCATCGCCGTGTCCGGCATGATCTTCGTGGCCACCCCCGGCTACAAATCCTTCAGCGACGGGACCAAGCTCTTCTTCTGGATGTTCTTCCTGACCGTGCAGGCGTTCTTCCTGCTCCTGCTCACCGGCTGGTCGAACCCGTTCATCGAGATCATCCCGGCCCCGGCGGACGGGCGCGGCCTGAACCCGCTGCTCCGCAACCCCGGCATGATCTTCCATCCGCCGCTGCTCTTCCTGGGCTTCGCCCTGTACACCATCCCCGCCTGTTCGGCCCTGGCCGCGTCCATCGCGGGCGAGAAGAAGTCGTGGATTGCCGTGGTCCGCAACTGGAACATCCTGTCCTGGATCTTCCTGACCGCGGGCATCATCCTCGGCGGCTGGTGGTCCTACATGGAGCTGGGCTGGGGCGGCTACTGGGCCTGGGACCCGGTGGAGAACGCCTCCCTGATCCCCTGGTTCGCGGGCACGGCAGTGCTGCACACCGCGATCATCGAGTCGCGGCGCAACGCGTTGCAACGGACCAACGTGTTCCTCATGTCCCTGACCTTCGTCCTGTGTATCTTTTCCACCTACCTGACCCGCTCCGGGGTCATCGACTCCCTGCACACCTTCGGCGAGTCCGGGGTGGCCAAGCCGCTGTTCTGGTCCATGGTCGTGTTCATGGGGTTGACCGTGATGGTCACATTCCTGTCCGAGCGGCTGACCCACCGCTCCCTGTCCGACTTCCTGAGCCGCCAGGGCATGCTGGTCATCGCGGCCTGGGTGCTGCTGGCGCTCGGCATGGTCGTCACCCTCGGCACCATGTGGCCGGTCATCAGCCAGATGTGGACCCACTCGCCCATGGGGCTGGACGCCAACTTCTACAACCGCGTCTGCCTGCCGTTCATGGCGCTTCTGGTGCTCATCTTCTGCGTCTGTCCGTGGCTCGGCTGGAAGGGCGGGGTGCGCAACGTCATGGGGCTGTCCATCGTGGGCGGCGTGCTCGTGGTCTCCTTCGGCGTCCTGTACTTCACCGGCATGACCAACGTGCTGGCGGCCCTGACCGCTGCGGCCAGCGTGGCCGCCATCGTCGGCATCGGTCTGCTCTTCGCCCTGTATCCGGCCATGCGCGCCATGCGCCAGTCCTGGGGTGCCTACGGCATCCACCTCGGCCTGGTGTTGCTGGCGTTGGGCATCGCCTTCTCCGGCCCCTACAAGGTGGAGCGCGAAGTGGTCCTGGCTCAGGGCGAGACCGCGCAGATCGCGGAGTTCGCCGTGACCTTCACCGGCCTGCATGAGGACCGCAACATCGGGGACATCGACGTGCGCGCCACCGCCACCCTGGCCGTGACCAAGGACGGCCGCGACGTGGGCGTGCTCAGGCCCGACAAGCGCATCTACAAGAATTTCCCGAACCAGCAGTTCGCCGAGGTGGGCACCATCCCGAGCTTCGGCGACGAGCTGTACGCCACGCTTCTCGGCCTGACCGAGGACAACAAGGCGAGCTTCAAGATCAGCGTCAACCCGCTGGTCAACTGGATCTGGATCGGCGGCACCCTCATGTGCGTGGTGGCCTTCCTGCTGCTCAGGCGCATGCCCAGGCCGGGCGAGGTCCGGTAG
- the ccsA gene encoding cytochrome c biogenesis protein CcsA, which translates to MKVSILAVLAGLALAAQQAMIWFYAPVAQSGPVQKIFYMHLPCSWWALVSFFVVFVASILYLFGRKDVFDRVAGAAAELGVLFASLALVTGSTWARAEWGHWWLWDPKLTTALIMWYVYAGYLVLRNTPMGRDRKALVCAVLGIVAFLDVPLVFFAAKLWGSAHPDGLARQGSGMEVRMWHTVFAGLIAFGLLWGAMLVARIRQLGQAARLEAMLVWDEE; encoded by the coding sequence ATGAAAGTTTCCATCCTGGCCGTGCTGGCCGGTCTCGCGCTGGCGGCGCAGCAGGCCATGATCTGGTTTTACGCGCCCGTGGCCCAGTCCGGACCCGTGCAGAAAATCTTCTACATGCACCTGCCGTGCTCCTGGTGGGCCCTGGTCTCCTTCTTCGTGGTCTTCGTGGCCTCCATCCTCTACCTGTTCGGGCGCAAGGACGTGTTCGACCGGGTGGCGGGGGCGGCTGCCGAGCTGGGCGTGCTCTTCGCCTCGCTGGCGCTGGTCACCGGGTCCACCTGGGCCAGGGCGGAGTGGGGCCACTGGTGGCTCTGGGACCCGAAGCTGACCACCGCGCTGATCATGTGGTACGTGTACGCGGGCTACCTGGTCCTTCGGAACACGCCCATGGGCCGCGACCGCAAGGCGCTGGTCTGCGCCGTGCTCGGCATCGTCGCCTTCCTGGACGTGCCGCTGGTCTTTTTCGCGGCCAAGCTGTGGGGCTCGGCCCATCCCGACGGGCTGGCCCGCCAGGGATCGGGCATGGAGGTCCGCATGTGGCACACCGTGTTCGCCGGGCTCATCGCCTTCGGCCTGCTGTGGGGAGCCATGCTCGTGGCCCGCATCCGGCAGCTGGGTCAGGCAGCCCGTCTCGAAGCCATGCTCGTCTGGGACGAGGAATAG
- a CDS encoding heme exporter protein CcmB: MLKRSLVIARKDLKLSLSGGQGLVQAVLLGLLLIFLFSLSKPLGGEITPQAAGAIFWLASVFGLVLVFNDLFAIEEANGARIGILSSPAPVHAVWLGKGAAGFGLLLVSQLVFLPATAAFLGQSVHGPWWLLAVTLIGADLGLVIIGALLGALSQGQAARESLLSVIVFPLLLPVLLSGITLFGLCFSPEHTMGYDKWLGLIFAFDCLFGGAGLFLFPFVYSGEE; encoded by the coding sequence ATGCTGAAGCGTTCCCTGGTCATCGCGAGGAAAGACCTCAAGCTCTCCCTGTCCGGTGGGCAGGGGCTGGTCCAGGCGGTCCTGCTCGGCCTGCTGCTGATCTTCCTGTTCTCCCTGTCCAAGCCCCTGGGCGGCGAGATCACGCCCCAGGCCGCCGGGGCCATCTTCTGGCTCGCCTCGGTCTTCGGCCTGGTCCTGGTCTTCAACGATCTGTTCGCCATCGAGGAGGCCAACGGGGCGCGCATCGGCATCCTCAGTTCGCCCGCGCCGGTCCATGCGGTCTGGCTGGGCAAGGGCGCGGCGGGCTTCGGCCTGCTGCTCGTGTCGCAGCTCGTCTTTCTCCCGGCCACGGCGGCCTTCCTGGGCCAGTCCGTGCACGGCCCCTGGTGGCTGCTCGCGGTCACGCTCATCGGCGCTGACCTCGGGCTGGTCATCATCGGCGCGTTGCTCGGCGCGCTGTCTCAGGGGCAGGCGGCCCGTGAGTCGCTGCTCTCGGTTATCGTGTTTCCGCTGCTGCTGCCTGTGCTGCTGTCCGGCATCACCTTGTTCGGCCTGTGCTTCTCGCCGGAGCACACCATGGGCTACGACAAGTGGCTGGGCCTGATTTTCGCATTCGATTGTCTGTTCGGCGGGGCGGGACTGTTCCTGTTCCCGTTCGTCTACAGTGGGGAAGAATAG
- a CDS encoding branched-chain amino acid ABC transporter permease, which yields MNQGFFRFFLTAGCDSFAHAVTKSLVAAVWFVFLTFPIMVIRVNTIEKTVVWHWERMGYVAAAVFFGSFIWRWLLARKELKKDDSRGETKVESWLTRLQSIPALKYSALALLAAVAVAYPQVMDLYQTNIMISCLVYIVLGLGLNIVVGLAGLLDLGYVAFYAVGAYAYALCNMHWDIGFWYMLPVGAVLGAILGILLGFPVLRLRGDYLAIVTLGFGEIIRLVLENWGDVTMGPSGISSIARPSLFGIKFGVIASTQYMFYIMVGLVVFTIFCVNRLQNSRIGRAWLALREDEIACQAMGIDKMKTKLMAFALGATWAGMAGVVFAAKTTFINPASFTFWESAIILSIVVIGGMGSIRGVIAGAIILILVPEFLRDFAEFRMLLFGAIMVLVMVFRPQGLISAKRKIYEYKATNAAGAANE from the coding sequence ATGAACCAGGGGTTCTTCAGGTTCTTCCTGACCGCGGGCTGCGACAGCTTCGCCCACGCGGTCACGAAGTCTCTGGTGGCGGCCGTCTGGTTCGTTTTCCTGACCTTTCCGATCATGGTCATCCGGGTGAACACCATCGAGAAGACCGTGGTCTGGCATTGGGAGAGGATGGGCTACGTCGCCGCGGCAGTCTTCTTCGGCTCCTTCATCTGGCGATGGCTGCTGGCCCGCAAGGAACTCAAGAAGGACGACTCCCGGGGTGAAACCAAGGTCGAGTCCTGGCTGACCCGGCTCCAGTCCATCCCGGCTTTGAAATACTCCGCGCTGGCCCTGCTGGCTGCCGTGGCCGTGGCCTATCCCCAGGTCATGGATCTCTACCAGACCAACATCATGATCTCCTGCCTGGTCTACATCGTGCTCGGCCTGGGGCTGAACATCGTCGTCGGCCTGGCCGGACTGCTTGACCTGGGCTACGTGGCCTTCTACGCCGTGGGTGCCTATGCCTACGCCCTGTGCAACATGCACTGGGACATCGGCTTCTGGTACATGCTGCCCGTGGGCGCTGTCCTGGGTGCCATCCTCGGCATCCTGCTCGGCTTCCCGGTGCTCAGGCTGCGCGGCGACTACCTGGCCATCGTCACCCTGGGCTTCGGCGAGATCATCCGCCTGGTCCTGGAGAACTGGGGCGACGTCACCATGGGGCCTTCCGGCATCTCCTCAATCGCCCGTCCCAGCCTGTTCGGAATCAAGTTCGGCGTCATCGCCTCCACCCAATACATGTTTTACATCATGGTCGGTCTGGTGGTCTTCACCATCTTCTGTGTCAACCGGCTGCAGAACTCCCGCATCGGCCGGGCGTGGCTGGCCCTGCGCGAGGACGAGATCGCCTGCCAGGCCATGGGCATCGACAAGATGAAGACCAAGCTCATGGCCTTTGCCCTGGGCGCCACCTGGGCGGGTATGGCCGGCGTCGTCTTCGCCGCCAAGACCACCTTCATCAACCCCGCCTCGTTCACCTTTTGGGAATCGGCCATCATCCTCTCCATCGTCGTCATCGGTGGCATGGGCTCCATCCGGGGCGTGATCGCGGGCGCGATCATCCTCATCCTGGTTCCGGAGTTCCTGCGCGATTTCGCCGAGTTCAGGATGCTCCTGTTCGGGGCCATCATGGTCCTGGTCATGGTCTTCCGTCCCCAGGGGCTGATCAGCGCCAAGCGCAAGATCTACGAGTACAAAGCAACCAACGCGGCGGGGGCGGCCAATGAGTAA
- a CDS encoding IMP dehydrogenase: MSKILDKALTFDDVLLLPGYSNVLPDAVDVSTYLTPEIKLNIPLLSAAMDTVTESRMAISMARHGGVGVIHKNMSVREQAREIDRVKKSESGMISDPITVH, encoded by the coding sequence ATGAGCAAAATTCTCGATAAGGCCCTGACCTTTGACGATGTCCTGCTGTTGCCGGGCTATTCCAACGTCCTGCCCGACGCCGTCGACGTGTCTACATACCTGACCCCGGAGATCAAACTGAACATTCCGCTGCTCTCCGCGGCCATGGATACCGTCACCGAGTCGCGCATGGCCATTTCCATGGCCCGGCACGGCGGCGTGGGCGTGATCCACAAGAACATGTCCGTGCGCGAGCAGGCGCGCGAGATCGACCGCGTCAAGAAGTCCGAGTCCGGCATGATCTCCGACCCCATCACCGTCCAT
- a CDS encoding tetratricopeptide repeat protein — protein sequence MTDSRVLFGRKAVILAVFVSLAAMFVTSFVYRLENPNLFVKAKQQQSFSQAGEGGAPEGMGGAMNGAMSRVREFMDRVKEHPDDVEALVGLGNSFLMMRAWDRALEPLEKARALAPQDVTVLKAVGIAYFNKGDYAKATECYQGVLQLDPNDTLALFNLGVIYKHYSQKTDEAGTYFEKVLELEKEDAEMIKLAREELGK from the coding sequence ATGACGGATAGCCGCGTCCTGTTCGGCCGCAAGGCCGTGATTCTGGCCGTGTTCGTGTCTCTGGCCGCCATGTTCGTGACCAGCTTCGTCTACCGGCTGGAGAACCCGAACCTGTTCGTCAAGGCCAAGCAGCAGCAGAGTTTTTCCCAAGCCGGGGAGGGCGGCGCACCCGAAGGCATGGGCGGGGCCATGAACGGGGCCATGTCCCGGGTCCGCGAGTTCATGGACCGCGTCAAGGAGCACCCGGACGACGTGGAGGCGCTGGTCGGGCTGGGCAACTCCTTTCTGATGATGCGCGCCTGGGACCGAGCCCTGGAGCCGCTTGAAAAGGCCCGCGCCCTGGCCCCGCAGGACGTCACGGTGCTCAAGGCCGTGGGCATCGCCTATTTCAACAAGGGCGATTACGCCAAGGCCACCGAGTGCTACCAGGGGGTCCTGCAGCTCGATCCGAACGACACCCTGGCCCTTTTCAATTTGGGCGTGATTTACAAGCATTATTCCCAAAAAACCGACGAGGCCGGAACATACTTCGAAAAGGTCCTGGAATTGGAAAAAGAAGATGCGGAAATGATAAAGCTCGCCCGGGAAGAGCTTGGGAAATAA